In Planctomicrobium piriforme, the following proteins share a genomic window:
- a CDS encoding 3'(2'),5'-bisphosphate nucleotidase, producing MPQAYQSELATAIAAVIAASKICRAVQATITADSLEKKDKSPVTIADYASQAVICKIILDAFRNDPIVGEEDAGDLREPANQLFRDRTLHEITSSGTPATTDEMLAWIDSGNHDGTANRYWTLDPIDGTKGFLRKEQFAVSLALLINKRIEVAALACPNLPMGSGSGAVFYAVRGQGAFVIPLDQPDAKPVAVKVSKISDPAQARMCESVESGHSAHDQSAIALEKLGIAGEPVRMDSQAKYGAVARGDAEIYLRLPTRKGYEEKIWDHAGGVLVLEEAGGKVTDIDGHPLDFAAGSTLKNNRGVVVTNGLLHDAVMAVVKTLKFE from the coding sequence ATGCCGCAAGCGTATCAGTCGGAGTTAGCCACGGCGATTGCCGCCGTCATCGCCGCTTCGAAGATCTGCCGGGCCGTGCAGGCGACGATTACCGCCGACTCGCTGGAGAAGAAAGACAAATCGCCTGTCACCATCGCCGACTACGCCAGTCAGGCGGTGATCTGCAAAATCATTCTCGATGCCTTCCGGAACGATCCGATTGTCGGTGAAGAAGACGCCGGTGATCTCCGCGAGCCGGCCAACCAGTTGTTCCGCGACCGCACACTGCACGAAATCACATCGTCCGGAACACCTGCGACCACCGACGAAATGCTTGCCTGGATCGATTCCGGTAATCACGACGGCACTGCGAACCGGTACTGGACGCTTGACCCCATCGATGGCACCAAAGGGTTCCTCCGCAAGGAACAGTTCGCAGTCTCGCTCGCGCTGCTCATCAATAAACGCATTGAAGTCGCCGCTCTCGCCTGCCCGAACCTGCCGATGGGTTCCGGCAGCGGCGCGGTGTTCTACGCCGTCCGCGGGCAGGGCGCCTTCGTGATCCCGCTCGATCAGCCGGACGCGAAACCGGTCGCCGTCAAAGTGTCGAAGATCTCCGACCCGGCTCAGGCACGGATGTGCGAATCGGTCGAGTCCGGACACAGCGCCCATGACCAGTCAGCGATTGCTCTCGAAAAGCTCGGCATCGCCGGCGAGCCGGTCCGGATGGACAGTCAGGCCAAGTACGGTGCGGTCGCCAGAGGGGATGCCGAGATCTACCTGCGACTGCCGACGCGAAAAGGCTACGAAGAGAAGATCTGGGACCACGCCGGCGGAGTGCTGGTGCTGGAAGAAGCGGGCGGCAAGGTCACCGACATCGACGGCCACCCCCTCGACTTCGCCGCAGGCAGCACGCTGAAAAACAACCGCGGCGTGGTCGTCACCAACGGCCTGCTGCACGACGCGGTGATGGCGGTGGTGAAGACGCTGAAGTTTGAGTGA